From one Humulus lupulus chromosome 8, drHumLupu1.1, whole genome shotgun sequence genomic stretch:
- the LOC133796825 gene encoding uncharacterized protein LOC133796825, translating into MEDVWLFKQGWKWLQSQKHIYSRARTWASHGRDKVGIFMERHWPMVCSGFARLGRFICFLLLYWKNCVIRGFHSFVGLGSAALLLIMWSCFLSLTSMSCLVYVLLSMGAAGGAVQYLGYTPGLFIVGLFAILILWMYANFWITGTLFIVGGYLFSLNHARLVVLMATLYALYCVKIRVGWLGVFLSINLSILSNDALNLMLQWCDNLRETTQSEEQKQSETIIEDDFSGESEYSAPTEEESEKLHSCKSTSKPASTSVIDNLKETPVIKVVKEQTCSVDEMKRILSSIDHYEALGFPRHKRIDALVLKKEYRKKAMLVHPDKNMGSPLASESFKKLQCAYEVLSDFTKKRDYDEQLRKEESRTWSVCQNSHGTSSQDGPDYCSEESRRIQCTKCGHSHIWVCTNRSKAKARWCQDCCQYHQAKDGDGWVEYKGSLVFDRPQKVEIPRAFVCAESKIFDVSEWAICQGMACRPNTHRPSFHVNMVGLEKTQRSNSSRYPWDLDAEMMDENEEAFELWLQEALASGLFCETSKRRKSWSPFKLPQKKSKKQWRRTSC; encoded by the exons ATGGAGGATGTATGGTTGTTTAAGCAAGGTTGGAAATGGCTGCAGTCACAGAAGCATATCTACTCTCGTGCTCGGACTTGGGCCAGCCATGGCCGAGATAAAGTTGGGATTTTCATGGAGAGGCATTGGCCGATGGTTTGCAGTGGATTTGCGAGGCTTGGGAGGTTTATATGTTTTTTGTTGCTTTACTGGAAGAACTGCGTTATAAGGGGATTTCATTCGTTTGTGGGATTAGGTTCTGCGGCATTACTACTCATCATGTGGAGTTGCTTTCTCAGTTTGACTTCCATGTCTTGCTTGGTTTATGTTCTTCTTAGTATG GGAGCTGCCGGAGGTGCTGTGCAGTATTTGGGCTACACTCCAGGACTTTTTATTGTAGGACTCTTTGCTATTCTAATTTTGTGGATGTATGCTAACTTTTGGATAACAGGGACACTATTTATAGTTGGAG GTTATTTGTTCTCCCTAAATCATGCCCGGTTGGTTGTCTTAATGGCAACTCTATATGCTCTATATTGTGTCAAAATTCGTGTGGGATGGCTTGGTGTTTTCCTCTCAATAAATCTTTCAATTTTATCAAACGATGCATTGAATTTGATGCTCCAATGGTGTGATAATTTGAGAGAAACTACACAGTCCGAAGAGCAGAAGCAATCGGAAACCATAATTGAAGATGATTTCTCTGGGGAGAGTGAATACTCTGCTCCAACAGAAGAAGAATCTGAGAAGCTGCATTCTTGTAAATCAACCAGTAAACCTGCATCTACATCTGTTATTGATAACCTGAAAGAAACTCCTGTTATCAAGGTAGTCAAGGAGCAAACCTGTTCAGTCGATGAGATGAAAAGAATTTTAAGTAGTATTGACCACTACGAGGCGCTAGGATTTCCACGCCACAAAAGAATTGATGCATTAGTGCTGAAAAAAGAATACCGGAAGAAG GCCATGCTTGTGCATCCGGATAAAAATATGGGAAGTCCACTGGCTAGTGAATCATTTAAAAAGCTCCAGTGTGCATATGAG GTTCTTTCTGATTTCACGAAGAAAAGAGACTATGATGAGCAGTTAAGAAAGGAAGAATCCAGGACTTGGAGTGTCTGCCAGAACTCACATGGTACTTCAAGTCAG GACGGTCCAGATTATTGCTCCGAGGAGTCAAGACGTATACAGTGTACTAAGTGTGGACATTCTCATATATGGGTATGCACCAATAGGAGTAAGGCGAAGGCTAGATGGTGCCAG GATTGCTGTCAATACCACCAAGCAAAGGATGGAGATGGATGGGTGGAATACAAAGGCTCTCTGGTCTTTGATAGGCCTCAGAAG GTTGAGATACCTCGTGCCTTTGTTTGTGCTGAGAGCAAAATCTTTGATGTTTCAGAATGGGCCATTTGTCAG GGAATGGCATGTAGACCCAACACCCATCGACCAAGTTTCCATGTAAACATGGTTGGATTGGAGAAAACACAAAGATCGAACTCAAGTAGATACCCGTGGGATTTGGATGCTGAAATGATGGATGAAAACGAAGAAGCATTTGAGCTATGGCTTCAGGAGGCACTGGCTTCTGGCCTCTTTTGTGAGACCTCAAAACGCAGGAAGAGCTGGAGTCCATTCAAGTTACCTCAAAAGAAAAGCAAGAAGCAATGGCGAAGGACGTCATGTTGA
- the LOC133796824 gene encoding uncharacterized protein LOC133796824 — protein sequence METSENNNCLSTVTESEFGEGSVSHHDSNGNVQSPPTHEALARGLSSILSTTISDFDSKAQDTLTSQHHLSSAIDRLTGELDKLLEDAPLPFIMQYAAKISTVRKRVSSMNIVLKSIQRRVDNMDRMLSVHTLHDKAAPECSEHQSYGKEDPAIK from the exons ATGGAGACTTCAGAGAACAACAACTGCCTTTCCACGGTCACAGAATCCGAATTCGGTGAGGGTTCTGTCAGTCACCACGATTCCAATGGAAATGTACAATCTCCCCCAACCCACGAAGCTTTGGCCAGAGGCCTCTCTTCCATTCTTTCCACCACCATCTCCGATTTCGATTCCAAAGCCCAAGACACTCTCACGAGCCAGCACCACCTCTCTTCTGCCATAGATCGTCTCACCGGAG AACTTGATAAACTATTAGAAGATGCTCCACTGCCATTTATAATGCAGTATGCTGCCAAGATATCTACTGTTAGAAAGAGAGTTTCGTCAATGAATATAGTTCTCAAGTCCATTCAAAGAAGAGTTGATAACATGGACCGGATGCTGTCTGTGCACACATTACACG ATAAGGCGGCCCCAGAATGTTCTGAACACCAGAGTTATGGAAAAGAAGATCCAGCTATAAAATAG